Part of the Tenebrio molitor chromosome 4, icTenMoli1.1, whole genome shotgun sequence genome, AATGCGCAATCTCTATTACTCTTATTTCACTGAATTTATGTTATCTGCATCAACAGACAACTAAGgcttaaaatttgttttagcAGCGTGGCACGGTACATTTTATAATGCTATGTAGCATAAATCATGGATGTAGTACCAAAGCGCCCCGTACTAACCCTTTCGAAGCGCTACCGTCACAAGCGAGAATCTAATCGCTGGGCCTCTACCATCACATCAGCtgtgggttgaatttattattgtgtCAGGCTCATcgtcactcgtgaaataccctgtatagttttatataatataaacgataaagacacgacaaatattgtaagtttacagatgaatgtaggatttaatacgtatAGGTAAgtactccattctttatcttggtgagcgGTCGATGAGATCAAGCAAGCCATGGGTAGCTTTGTAAGTTCTACTCTTTCCACCAAACTTTGTGTGGTGTAAATCAAATACTAACTGTCATCGCTATCATTCAGATTCAGAATCTTCATCAAGCATTCATGTCCAAATCTCGCGATCTTTTGTCGCGAAATGTAAtgtatgattttctttaatcaaataatgtttgatatcattgtttaataattaaaccaaccgttgcttggcagatttttgacagatctgtgccataaaggacaatttatgccctcatttggggggcgtataaagacgattattgaccaaaatagaataaatattgaaacgGTTCGACTTCCTTCGATGATTTTTtcctcatttggtgtattgttggttgccgcattccctcggatgaaattttgcggaaaaatacgaaacacaaataatgagaaaagaaatatttatggatcctacgttgtgttttattttttcattttgtttaattaggatctaacgagaggccgtaccttcggaaggtttttcaaaattagaattaaaacgattgagcacacttcacttaaattttatttaacaaataatcgagtgtggtggagtttggtcccaacaaatggtagaaataaataaatgaattgaaTGACAGAAattggtggaaatttgacccaatgagATTAGACTCGCGTCCTGcgaattgagatctgactcatACTGATTAATAACACAATTTTCAGTGGTTCTCAACGAGTTGAGGACTTTTTGATCAGATCAGCATTTTGATACTCTCTTTAAAGTTTGGCAggacatttacctaacaccctgtatactgcatattttataatttaatgatttctttatttacattagaataTAAATCAGCTACACATTTTACAAAGCGCAATCTTGTAATTTCACTTAAATTAAAACGGTATAATGTTGATACGTAACAGTTCTGTACGTTAGTTAAACTTTGAAGTTTTACAGGAGTTTCTTCCCAAGTCTAATACGAAATCTTAGAAAAATCTACTTATCattatgaaaaaaaagaaaaataaaattatgttaatctCCTGTGCGGCGTCCAGTTTAAGGGTAGGATTAAACAGAGTCAGGTAGCCAGCGTCCAATTTATGCCCGTcgtataaaatatagaaaaccctctTGCACTACCTGTTGCAGtattggtaagtgcaaacaatccatgttcgaggttgtttatacatcaaaatatcatcaaaacgtcaaaatcacaaaaatcgttgattaatgaaaaatagtgtattaatgaggtccattagtacactatattttagacaaaataattcattaatattgaaattaacaagtggtcaacggaaaaataaattaagtacGAGTTGAATTagtaaaatgaattatttataatgcaaaagaaaattatccACCTAATTAcacggtgcgatcaacaattacttagataaagGCCGgatatgactttgacagtgtcgtATCTTTTCTAACTttagctaataaacgtcaaacaactgtcattattaatcaaattttaacgcaaaatggtttttacttgagaacataaaagattcatcattgaatcgtaatgatgtttttgtaatatctagttgttaaaggtggctttccggactgtttgtcaccatgtaaagaacctcataacggccggagtccgttaaggatgtccgttatgaatgactaaataactatagcaacgtagatctaaactttatttttctacttttttacaattggtacaataattaatgtttaatgttatgggacacaccttgaattaattgaAAACCGTATGCCACTAGtagatgtagacgagatcgaagatgatgcttcagaattttaacaccaacacaagctctgcggccatccggacaACGGGAATACcttgatcgcgattttttattgatttcagtcgtttattttcagcAGAAAGtaaagtgttgaacaaatctgacaaacagcagcaaatgtagacaagatcaaagatgatgcttcacaattttaacacaagcgcgattttgcaggcaataacgatgacctcacttccgggcatcgggaatatcttgattgcgattttttattgatttcattcatttattttcaacggaaagttaagcgttgaacaaatctgacaaacaacattgaaacattttttttttcacaaacaacgattgacatgacgacgtcctccgcacacttattcATTCggttaatcattcggttttttcaatggcgttggaaaaaatgtatttcaaaaagataattgtgaacgaatcgtagagatattacaaaaactattgtacaatacacgtccgttagggcctttactgCCTCGCCAGTAGAATACtactcgctctgcgagctcgtctcacaaaatctctggctcggccgtaaaggctatcctaacggacttctactgtaaaatattattttaataatgaataggggacatacagcgctgttgcctgtttggccgagttttgacaaaaattttcaaatttaaattgaaagaGTTAAATGCAACCATGCATTCCAGAGCATCTGTAGAAGTAAGTCCAAAATCTCAAACCCTTCTTCGATCTAAAGAATTGCTGATTGGACGgtataaatgtaataaatttaaaattttacaatcgaTTAATATGACtaaacttaaaaatattgctgatacaaaaatcttcaaattatttttttctaggtTTAATAGTTACTCCGTAACCATCCTTACTAGCAAGTAGTACATTGATACGAAGTTTAATACTTTCAACAGATTTGTGTTGAGTTGAAATAATTCGAAAATTTCTTATTATAGTTGATGTTGATTTCTCGGAGGAATGCTAAAGGGCATAAACGAATAAGGAggtcttttttcaatttcttctgGCAGAAATCTGTCAGGATCAAATTTTAGTGGATCTGGCCAATGTTTTGGATTCCTATGTATAAAATGTACAGGAATGAATAATTCGCTACCTTGGGGGATAACAATGTCACCTACAACATACTTACATATTCATTACAGTTCCGCAGTTCAAGCCCTTGAaaaacttacgtatttttatATCTTCCTGAACCTGCCTAAGTAAAAGAGGTCCAACTGGAAATAATCTCATGGTTtctttaataacacgttccaAATAGTCCATTCGAGTTAAATCATCTAACGTAGGATCTCTGTCGGTATTTCCAAAGATGTCGCACATCTCTTTGTAAAGTTTTTCTTGAATACCTTGGTGCAAGGCTAACATTATAGTGGCAAAACTTAATGTGACAGGTGTTGTGTCGCTGCCTGCTGTGGTCATCGTTTGTATTTCTTCTATAATTTCCTCGTCGGTCCATTTACCCTCTTCTTCAGTAATTTTCATTAAgttacttaaataatttttattattgctacTATCGACGATTTCATCCTTATTACACCTTTTTCTTTCAAGAATCTAAAAGTAATtcatttacaaataaattattattgaaacgtCATTTTTGTACTCGCCTTTCTGACGTAAGCATAAATCATTACACAAAGGTGATCCACTCTTTTCTTATATCCAAACAACCTCCACACAAGATTAATTTGTAATATAGGATTAAAGAAACGTTTAGTTACGTAAAATCCCCCTCTAGAATGATTAAGTTAAAACTTTGTAGAAAATTATTGTATATATTTAATATACTCGGCAATCCACGACAAATattcgttttgttggttgagATCGGCCGAATCTACGCCCATACATGTATCTATAATGATAAGACTTTAgaacacaattttttgtaatgtaattttaaaatgctaaCTAaccacaaataattttaaatgtagatTCGCAATATCGTGTAAAGATATTTCCcacaaaaatgtcaaaatatgaaTTCAAAATGGTTTGACTAAAtgtttgattaattatttttctatgcGTTCTCCATGTTGAAACTGAAACAGAATTAACATTTTggcaaaaatattataatatacataaagtccattcacgttggattttcctctcaaggtcaaataatttaattttgtggctctgtaattatgttttgtaaatagtgacatgcagctaaccaacataatgcgatttagcaat contains:
- the LOC138129580 gene encoding cytochrome P450 4C1-like, whose product is MKITEEEGKWTDEEIIEEIQTMTTAGSDTTPVTLSFATIMLALHQGIQEKLYKEMCDIFGNTDRDPTLDDLTRMDYLERVIKETMRLFPVGPLLLRQVQEDIKIRDIVIPQGSELFIPVHFIHRNPKHWPDPLKFDPDRFLPEEIEKRPPYSFMPFSIPPRNQHQL